The following are from one region of the Paenibacillus sp. KS-LC4 genome:
- the galE gene encoding UDP-glucose 4-epimerase GalE, with translation MAVLVTGGAGYIGSHAVASLKERGEEIVVVDNLEQGHREAVTGGKLYVGDLRDKDFLETVFKENSIDAVIHFAANSLVGESMQNPGKYYHNNVYGTLCLLEKMIEHNVLKIVFSSTAATYGEPENVPIDEYDRTLPTNAYGETKLAMEKMMKWFDVAHGLKFVSLRYFNAAGAHESGVIGEDHNPESHLIPIVLQAALGQRPHISVFGEDYETEDGTCIRDYIHVSDLADAHVLAVERLRTGADSSIYNLGNGQGFSVKQVIDIARAVTEREIKAVFEPRRSGDPAVLVAASNRARSELGWNPKRNKLEDIIRSAWNWHVANPQGYKGKAQK, from the coding sequence ATGGCAGTATTAGTTACAGGTGGAGCAGGATATATTGGTTCGCATGCCGTGGCATCGCTTAAAGAGCGCGGAGAAGAAATCGTTGTGGTCGACAATTTGGAGCAGGGACATCGCGAGGCGGTAACGGGTGGAAAGCTGTATGTTGGCGATTTGCGCGATAAGGATTTTCTGGAAACGGTATTTAAGGAAAACAGCATTGATGCTGTCATTCACTTTGCTGCCAATTCGCTCGTTGGGGAAAGCATGCAAAACCCAGGCAAGTACTACCACAACAATGTATATGGCACATTATGTCTGCTTGAAAAAATGATCGAGCACAACGTACTTAAGATTGTGTTCTCATCTACAGCTGCTACTTATGGCGAGCCGGAGAACGTGCCTATTGACGAGTACGACCGTACGCTGCCGACTAATGCCTATGGCGAAACGAAGCTGGCAATGGAAAAAATGATGAAATGGTTCGATGTCGCGCATGGCTTGAAATTCGTATCTTTGCGCTATTTCAACGCAGCTGGCGCGCATGAGAGCGGAGTGATCGGCGAGGATCATAACCCTGAATCACATCTTATTCCTATCGTGTTGCAGGCAGCGCTTGGACAGCGGCCGCATATTTCGGTGTTCGGCGAAGACTACGAGACGGAGGATGGCACTTGCATCCGCGATTATATTCATGTCAGCGATCTAGCCGATGCGCATGTGCTTGCCGTAGAACGTCTGCGCACAGGTGCGGACAGCTCGATTTACAATCTTGGCAACGGACAAGGCTTCTCCGTTAAGCAAGTCATTGACATTGCGCGCGCTGTAACCGAACGCGAGATCAAGGCTGTATTTGAGCCGCGCCGTTCTGGCGACCCAGCAGTGCTTGTAGCTGCATCCAATCGTGCGCGCAGCGAGCTGGGCTGGAATCCGAAGCGCAACAAGCTTGAGGATATTATCCGCAGCGCATGGAACTGGCATGTGGCAAACCCGCAAGGCTATAAAGGCAAAGCACAGAAGTAG
- a CDS encoding galactokinase: MANVQELTQKFIQHYGGDASAIQVFHAPGRVNLIGEHTDYNGGYVFPAALTFGTTLLIRARGDRKLGLATTNFPISREFDLENIVYDEADDWMNYPKGIVHELQQRGVSYTSGYDLLYHGEIPNGAGLSSSASIEVVTAHALLTLEKQPIDKVQIALLSQKSENEFNGVQCGIMDQFAVANGKKDHAILLMCDTLEYDLVPFQSGSYKLVIGNTNKRRGLVDSAYNERRSQCEQAVQDLRQAFPELTLLGQINLEQFNANKHLIKEDIVRNRAQHVVEEIDRVLQSMEALKKDDLVSFGQLMNGSHDSLRDLYEVTGAELDAMVAAARKVDGVLGSRMTGAGFGGCTVSLVHEDSIERFKQRVGEEYTAATGLKADFYVCSIGNGVEQLV, from the coding sequence GTGGCAAATGTTCAAGAGCTTACACAGAAATTTATTCAACACTATGGTGGGGACGCCTCCGCTATTCAAGTATTTCATGCTCCGGGCCGAGTGAATCTCATTGGCGAGCATACCGACTATAACGGTGGTTATGTGTTTCCGGCTGCTTTAACGTTTGGGACTACGCTGCTTATTCGTGCACGCGGAGACCGCAAGCTTGGACTGGCAACGACGAATTTTCCAATAAGCCGGGAGTTTGACCTTGAAAATATTGTTTATGACGAAGCCGATGACTGGATGAACTATCCGAAAGGGATTGTTCACGAATTACAGCAGCGCGGCGTGAGCTATACTTCCGGCTATGATTTGCTGTACCATGGCGAAATTCCGAACGGAGCGGGTCTATCCTCGTCAGCTTCCATTGAAGTGGTTACGGCTCATGCCCTGCTGACGCTGGAGAAACAGCCGATCGACAAGGTGCAAATTGCGCTTCTCTCACAAAAATCAGAAAATGAATTCAACGGTGTGCAATGCGGCATTATGGATCAATTTGCTGTGGCGAACGGCAAGAAGGATCATGCGATTTTGCTTATGTGCGACACGCTTGAATATGATCTCGTTCCGTTCCAATCGGGCAGCTACAAGCTCGTTATCGGCAACACAAACAAGCGCCGTGGATTGGTGGATTCCGCTTACAATGAGCGCCGCAGCCAATGCGAGCAGGCGGTTCAGGACTTAAGGCAGGCGTTCCCAGAGCTGACGCTGCTTGGCCAAATTAACTTGGAGCAGTTCAATGCAAACAAGCACCTGATTAAAGAAGATATCGTCCGCAATCGCGCCCAGCATGTTGTCGAAGAGATTGACCGGGTATTGCAATCCATGGAGGCCCTTAAGAAAGACGATCTCGTTTCGTTTGGCCAATTGATGAATGGCTCGCATGACTCGCTGCGCGATTTGTATGAAGTAACCGGTGCGGAGCTGGATGCGATGGTAGCTGCGGCTCGCAAAGTAGACGGCGTGCTTGGCTCACGCATGACAGGCGCAGGCTTCGGCGGCTGCACCGTCTCGCTCGTTCATGAAGACAGCATCGAGCGCTTCAAGCAGCGGGTGGGCGAGGAATATACGGCGGCAACCGGACTTAAAGCGGATTTCTACGTGTGCAGCATCGGCAATGGCGTAGAGCAGTTGGTTTAA
- a CDS encoding AraC family transcriptional regulator, which translates to MTRPENYKVASSPMIIENDLLHVLFAGESQTKPAHRLGPKVYDFYLMHVVLEGSGIFICGDNRYELRAGHTFLIEPEQLVSYESDVQNPWRYRWVAFRGSLSSALLETAGLSAAQPIVDTGSSRRPAVLFHHIFHIFRSNEAAAHLKANGYLQLLLAEYSAVMSDTARGKALMADDEGEQLLQKMIHYLSTQYAHPVSIEQMAEALGYNRAYLSRFFKRKTGTSPVTFLLKLRIDKAKQMLRERGELTIEQISASVGLQDALYFSKQFRRFYNQSPTAYREAMRSLKE; encoded by the coding sequence ATGACCAGACCAGAGAACTATAAAGTCGCCTCAAGCCCTATGATCATCGAAAATGATTTGCTTCACGTGTTGTTCGCAGGGGAAAGCCAGACGAAGCCCGCGCATCGCCTCGGTCCGAAAGTATATGATTTTTATTTGATGCATGTCGTGCTTGAAGGCAGCGGCATCTTCATTTGTGGCGACAATCGCTATGAGCTGCGGGCAGGGCACACCTTTTTAATTGAGCCGGAGCAGCTTGTCAGCTATGAATCGGACGTTCAGAACCCGTGGCGCTACCGATGGGTTGCCTTTAGGGGCTCACTTTCTAGCGCGCTGCTTGAGACAGCAGGGTTATCCGCGGCTCAGCCTATCGTTGATACTGGCAGCAGCAGGCGGCCAGCCGTGCTTTTTCATCATATCTTCCATATTTTCCGCTCGAATGAGGCGGCCGCACATTTGAAGGCAAATGGCTATTTGCAGCTGCTGCTCGCTGAATATAGCGCCGTTATGAGCGATACCGCTCGCGGCAAAGCGCTGATGGCCGATGACGAAGGGGAGCAATTGCTCCAAAAAATGATCCATTATTTATCGACGCAATATGCCCATCCCGTCTCTATTGAACAAATGGCGGAGGCGCTCGGCTACAATCGCGCCTATTTATCGCGTTTTTTCAAACGCAAAACGGGAACATCGCCCGTCACCTTCCTGCTCAAGCTGAGAATAGATAAGGCTAAGCAGATGCTGCGCGAGCGTGGAGAACTGACGATTGAGCAAATTTCCGCTTCTGTCGGATTGCAGGATGCGCTTTATTTCTCTAAGCAATTTCGACGTTTTTATAATCAGTCCCCCACCGCTTACCGCGAAGCGATGCGCAGTCTGAAAGAATAG
- a CDS encoding FAD-dependent oxidoreductase gives MKELHTGSLYWPTTLNSTADYPRITENKKVKVAIVGGGMSGSICGYILAQSGIEAAMLERENVAGGSTSANTGLLQFSNDIMLWELADQIGEYDAVRFYRGCLDAVRQLGEIAAQLPVDVGFIPRSSLYYATSEQDLPGLRKEFEMLRKHGFDVTFLEADDISRQFPFRKPGAIMANGDAEVNPFQFVQGVSSAAAQAGLQIYEHTDIVKHEQTAEGMQLLRTSDGWEIEAEHVIFAIGYEPEELRGQLVKADINRSFAAVTGVQDEAKLRANWPGPCLIWETARPYLYLRTTVDGRIVVGGLDEMTDAPIESEKLRRKRTDKLLEKITALFPMLDQPLEFEWSATFGESRDNLPFIGADPKMPGVYYCLGYGGNGTVYSTMAAYMLRDMINGREHPLASIVRLDRPSLLKV, from the coding sequence ATGAAGGAGCTGCATACAGGCAGTCTGTATTGGCCTACGACCTTAAATTCGACGGCAGACTATCCCCGTATTACCGAGAACAAAAAAGTAAAGGTTGCCATCGTCGGCGGCGGCATGTCTGGCAGCATTTGCGGTTATATTTTGGCGCAAAGCGGCATTGAAGCGGCAATGCTCGAACGGGAAAACGTGGCAGGCGGCAGTACGTCGGCCAACACCGGCCTGCTCCAGTTTTCCAATGACATTATGCTGTGGGAGCTCGCAGACCAAATCGGCGAATACGATGCTGTGCGTTTCTATCGCGGCTGTCTGGATGCTGTGAGGCAGCTTGGAGAGATTGCGGCACAGCTCCCCGTAGATGTCGGCTTCATTCCGAGAAGCAGCCTGTATTATGCGACCTCCGAGCAGGATTTGCCGGGGCTGCGGAAGGAATTTGAGATGCTGCGCAAGCATGGATTTGACGTCACCTTTCTGGAGGCGGACGATATTTCCCGGCAGTTTCCCTTCCGCAAACCGGGTGCCATTATGGCGAATGGAGATGCCGAGGTTAATCCATTTCAGTTCGTGCAGGGCGTATCCAGCGCTGCGGCGCAAGCCGGTCTGCAAATATATGAGCATACCGACATCGTAAAGCATGAACAGACTGCTGAGGGCATGCAGCTGTTGCGGACATCCGACGGCTGGGAAATCGAGGCGGAGCATGTGATATTCGCTATTGGCTATGAGCCCGAGGAATTGCGCGGCCAGTTGGTTAAAGCCGACATCAATCGCTCCTTTGCCGCCGTTACTGGCGTTCAGGATGAAGCGAAGCTTCGGGCCAATTGGCCGGGACCATGCCTTATTTGGGAAACGGCGCGCCCCTATTTATATTTGCGCACGACGGTGGATGGCCGGATCGTCGTCGGCGGTCTGGACGAAATGACCGATGCGCCTATTGAAAGCGAGAAGCTGCGGCGCAAGCGAACCGATAAGCTGCTGGAGAAAATAACGGCGTTGTTTCCGATGCTGGATCAGCCGCTGGAATTTGAATGGAGCGCCACGTTCGGTGAATCCCGCGATAATCTGCCCTTTATCGGCGCCGATCCAAAAATGCCCGGCGTCTACTATTGCCTCGGCTACGGCGGCAACGGCACCGTCTACAGCACGATGGCTGCTTATATGCTGCGGGATATGATCAATGGGAGGGAGCATCCGCTCGCAAGCATCGTGCGCCTTGACCGTCCTTCGTTATTAAAGGTATAG
- a CDS encoding magnesium transporter CorA family protein, whose amino-acid sequence MEIGQAGGKAMIHRVLRYPAQWDWQMLQLERQHAELGQKLPKRKDNRKNNESFLAARPYPVQAASGADSQMLEAKLLLPECASWLEECNGRTTNQITVAPATELGPLVHGTLMIQISEVHTDIQPFHFWVCGRRLVTMHEDMRLAIRFQADDVTNRLEACDTAPEALLVMLGVILGPFHEGLDGFETRLGELENNMRSANRTGLMDVIIERRYDLLHWSHLFTPVRELHGSVKEAFLDGIMESEAYKRITHKLERIDTLLKHYSLEIDTLISMDDAISNFRGNDIMKTLTIFTVIFTPATVISALWGVNLQPLPWDKTWWGFTILCAFIIGITVFIYVWLWKKGWTGDMLIGRGSSSKLTASRSDRHSRKKYKEAPEEDSGRRYSSERTSPANTSTQEQAAQAAKPLTRSRRL is encoded by the coding sequence ATGGAAATCGGACAAGCAGGGGGCAAGGCGATGATTCATCGAGTGCTTCGCTATCCCGCGCAGTGGGATTGGCAAATGCTGCAGCTCGAAAGGCAGCATGCGGAGTTAGGGCAGAAACTGCCCAAACGCAAGGACAATAGAAAAAATAACGAAAGCTTCCTTGCAGCGCGGCCATACCCTGTTCAGGCAGCAAGCGGCGCCGATTCGCAAATGCTTGAGGCGAAGCTGCTGCTTCCAGAATGCGCATCCTGGCTTGAGGAATGCAACGGACGAACGACAAATCAAATTACCGTTGCTCCAGCAACTGAGCTTGGGCCGCTTGTTCATGGCACGCTGATGATCCAGATCTCGGAGGTGCATACGGACATACAGCCGTTCCACTTTTGGGTATGTGGCAGGCGACTTGTGACGATGCATGAGGATATGAGGTTGGCTATACGTTTTCAAGCAGATGATGTAACGAATAGGCTGGAAGCTTGCGATACCGCTCCAGAAGCGCTGCTTGTTATGCTGGGAGTTATATTAGGCCCGTTCCATGAAGGGCTGGACGGCTTTGAAACACGGCTCGGAGAACTTGAAAATAATATGCGCAGTGCCAATCGTACCGGCCTGATGGACGTCATTATTGAAAGGCGGTATGACCTGCTGCATTGGAGTCATCTGTTTACGCCCGTTCGTGAGCTTCACGGCTCAGTGAAGGAGGCCTTTCTCGACGGGATTATGGAAAGTGAAGCCTACAAGCGCATTACACACAAGCTGGAGAGGATCGATACGCTGCTCAAGCATTATTCACTGGAGATCGACACACTCATTTCAATGGACGATGCCATCTCCAACTTCCGCGGCAATGATATTATGAAGACGCTGACGATTTTCACGGTGATTTTTACTCCGGCAACGGTCATTTCTGCCCTTTGGGGTGTGAATTTGCAGCCGCTGCCTTGGGACAAAACTTGGTGGGGCTTTACGATCCTTTGCGCCTTCATTATAGGGATAACCGTCTTCATTTACGTGTGGCTATGGAAAAAAGGGTGGACTGGCGATATGCTGATTGGCCGCGGTAGTTCAAGCAAGCTGACTGCCTCTCGCTCTGATCGCCACAGCCGCAAGAAGTATAAGGAGGCGCCAGAGGAGGACAGCGGGCGACGTTACTCATCGGAGCGCACATCACCTGCCAATACTTCCACGCAGGAGCAGGCTGCACAAGCAGCCAAGCCATTGACTAGATCACGCCGACTGTAG
- a CDS encoding Gfo/Idh/MocA family oxidoreductase, which yields MTLQIGVIGTGWFGQMHAQKLASMEGVNVAALVATSKQKADDAAKPFTDARGYENVSDMLDDRKLDAVYICVPPFAHGEIETELVKRKIPFLVEKPLGVDVETPAAIGQAVQASGLITSVGYHFRYMDGTDKAKELLESRLAAMAIGSWMGGMPGVGWWRKMKGSGGQFVEQTTHIVDLLRYLLGEVTEVYAAYGDRIMAGKEEGVEVPDIGTATFKLANGAVASISNTCAISAGERAGLHIYTDKGVLELGHHGLIDIEASRKTEYVNKRDPYQLENEAFLHAVRTGDTSRIRSTYADALRTQEITVAANQSAKSGLPVHLPSYV from the coding sequence ATGACTTTGCAGATTGGTGTTATTGGTACAGGTTGGTTTGGTCAAATGCACGCTCAAAAGCTGGCAAGTATGGAAGGCGTCAACGTAGCAGCGCTAGTGGCTACAAGCAAGCAGAAGGCCGACGATGCGGCAAAGCCGTTTACAGATGCACGCGGTTATGAAAACGTTTCCGATATGCTCGATGACCGGAAGCTGGATGCGGTCTATATTTGTGTGCCGCCGTTTGCCCATGGAGAGATCGAAACGGAGCTGGTGAAGCGCAAAATTCCGTTTCTGGTCGAAAAACCGCTTGGCGTCGATGTTGAAACACCGGCAGCTATTGGACAAGCGGTACAGGCTAGCGGCCTCATAACCTCAGTCGGCTACCATTTCCGTTATATGGACGGCACGGATAAAGCGAAGGAGCTGTTGGAGAGCAGACTGGCTGCCATGGCTATCGGGAGCTGGATGGGCGGTATGCCTGGTGTTGGCTGGTGGAGAAAAATGAAGGGCTCTGGCGGTCAGTTCGTCGAGCAGACGACTCATATTGTAGATTTACTCCGCTATTTGCTTGGTGAAGTTACGGAGGTTTATGCAGCCTACGGCGACCGGATTATGGCAGGCAAGGAAGAAGGGGTTGAGGTTCCGGATATTGGAACGGCCACCTTTAAGCTGGCTAACGGCGCAGTCGCTTCCATTAGCAATACTTGTGCCATTAGCGCCGGAGAACGTGCCGGACTGCACATTTATACGGATAAGGGTGTATTGGAGCTTGGGCATCATGGGCTCATAGATATCGAAGCGAGCCGCAAAACAGAATACGTAAATAAGCGCGATCCCTATCAGCTTGAAAATGAAGCGTTCCTGCATGCCGTTCGCACCGGCGATACTTCACGCATTCGTTCGACCTATGCAGATGCTTTGCGGACGCAGGAAATTACCGTTGCAGCTAATCAATCGGCGAAGTCGGGCCTTCCTGTTCATTTGCCCTCGTACGTATAA